From the genome of Gammaproteobacteria bacterium, one region includes:
- a CDS encoding outer membrane protein transport protein, whose protein sequence is MSVSLAIMSAAASGMASAAGFALIENSASGMGNAYAGGAAGTKDASTVYFNPAGMSYLEGDQVVMVGHYIVPTADFTNEGSTAMQGTPSPSPLTGDDDGSNHKAFVPNAYIVKSLGNGGKFGFGLNAPFGLTTEYNDDWVGRYHGVRSAMKTININPAYSFRMSDDVALGLGVNAQYVNVELSSAVDFGSICALQELGGVLPAGTCTSAGLAPQQSDGFAVISGEGWSYGANLGLIWDINPKARFGFAYRSAVKHDVDGDAEFSVPVNASFMTASGYFTDTGAEASVTLPASTSLSLHYAFDDKTNIMADATLTQWSSFDELRVVYDSTQPDSVTTEDWQDSWRIAVGGDYRYSGDILFRAGVAYDQTPVADAEHRTVRVPDSDRTWISVGLGYRYSKNINIDAGYAHLIINDAKIDNTTEGALAHTITGSYEASVDIVSVQLTYEFQ, encoded by the coding sequence ATGTCTGTATCGTTAGCGATCATGTCCGCAGCCGCTTCGGGAATGGCGAGTGCAGCGGGCTTTGCGCTGATAGAAAATTCTGCATCCGGAATGGGTAATGCCTATGCTGGCGGCGCCGCCGGTACCAAGGATGCATCCACTGTATATTTTAATCCTGCCGGCATGAGTTACCTGGAAGGTGACCAGGTTGTAATGGTTGGGCACTACATCGTGCCAACAGCGGATTTTACCAATGAAGGATCGACTGCCATGCAGGGCACACCGTCACCGTCACCGTTGACCGGCGATGATGACGGATCCAATCACAAGGCATTTGTTCCCAATGCCTATATCGTCAAGTCGCTTGGGAATGGCGGCAAGTTTGGCTTCGGGCTTAACGCGCCATTCGGATTGACGACCGAATATAATGACGACTGGGTTGGGCGCTATCACGGCGTTCGATCTGCCATGAAAACCATCAATATCAACCCGGCCTATTCGTTCAGGATGTCTGATGATGTTGCTCTCGGCCTTGGCGTGAACGCACAGTATGTCAATGTTGAATTAAGCAGCGCCGTGGACTTCGGCAGTATCTGCGCGTTGCAGGAGTTGGGTGGTGTGCTGCCGGCAGGCACGTGCACGTCGGCCGGGCTGGCGCCGCAGCAATCAGACGGTTTTGCCGTCATTAGTGGAGAAGGCTGGTCCTATGGGGCAAACCTGGGCCTGATCTGGGATATCAATCCCAAGGCACGGTTTGGTTTTGCCTATCGTTCAGCGGTGAAGCATGACGTGGACGGCGACGCCGAATTTTCGGTACCGGTCAATGCAAGCTTCATGACGGCGTCCGGCTATTTCACTGATACCGGTGCCGAGGCCAGTGTGACCTTGCCCGCCAGTACATCGCTTAGTCTGCATTATGCGTTCGATGACAAAACCAACATTATGGCCGATGCCACGCTGACCCAGTGGTCGAGTTTTGATGAATTGCGGGTGGTTTATGACTCGACGCAGCCGGATTCCGTAACTACTGAAGACTGGCAGGACAGCTGGCGTATCGCTGTTGGCGGCGACTATCGTTACAGTGGCGATATTCTGTTTCGAGCCGGCGTTGCCTACGATCAGACACCGGTAGCCGATGCCGAGCACCGTACTGTAAGAGTGCCGGACAGTGATCGTACTTGGATCAGTGTGGGCCTGGGCTATCGTTACAGCAAGAATATCAATATTGATGCAGGTTACGCCCACCTTATTATCAATGATGCCAAGATTGACAATACGACCGAGGGAGCGCTGGCCCATACAATCACCGGCAGCTATGAAGCCAGTGTTGATATCGTCAGTGTGCAGTTGACCTATGAATTCCAGTAA
- a CDS encoding lipase has translation MMIRKNLFPLLVMLVATQLGACNSEEKTTTVQDLVGSIGHYARFAPSDGVIPFPSDLMFSGTVDGTLNVPVADPNDYSDPKVALNALDGFSPVGTMTTTFSTAVDDASLLGGDTVRVFSVSLTGPAVTGINSELVSGVDYLAFRAPGDGTTVGIVPLRALAQNATYLVTLSNGIMTAGGKAFVSDFIYALAKTTSPLHTGGVSNFGGLSDTQAQALEPLRQLTNAAEATVQAYTITNDVADTVADLPSANIILSWSFTTQSVSDTLAAVAGGAAAQTLMAVNSGMTLTALGLNAAGADADIYVGTLDLPYYLTAPGVPDNQEILSKFWLAAGGGFTTRYNPMPVATSTQTVPVLMTVPNGMAMPAGGWPVVIFQHGITQDRTNALAVASSLAAAGRAVIAIDLPLHGITDATSPLYAGAGAERTFDVDYIDNGTGVPGPDGVIDDSGSHFINLASLLTSRDNLRQGIADLLTLRASLGGAVLLDGTMTPTGESLNGAAVNFVGHSLGAIVGGPFLALDGNVGTSVLGMPGGHVLKVLDGSPTFGPILEAGLASAGVMKGTADYEAFMNVAQTVVDSGDPINYAAGSVAGRGLLLFEVVGGNANELPDQVVPNYVAYPSMSTTTTSPTAGTDPLAKAMGLTGYTASATGANLAAWVRFNSGHHGSLLSPNNAAGDPDLLSASVAEEMQSEMANFIGSGGAALVISNTNIIAPVLP, from the coding sequence ATGATGATACGAAAAAATTTGTTTCCGCTGCTGGTTATGCTTGTTGCCACGCAGCTTGGTGCCTGCAACAGCGAAGAAAAAACCACTACCGTTCAGGATCTTGTTGGTTCTATCGGCCACTATGCCAGGTTTGCTCCATCCGACGGCGTGATTCCGTTTCCCAGTGACCTGATGTTCAGTGGCACCGTTGATGGCACGCTGAATGTCCCGGTTGCAGATCCCAATGATTACTCTGATCCAAAAGTCGCGTTGAACGCGCTGGACGGGTTTTCGCCGGTTGGCACCATGACCACAACATTCTCCACGGCCGTGGATGATGCCAGCCTGCTGGGTGGTGATACGGTGCGGGTATTTTCCGTTTCTCTTACCGGGCCGGCCGTAACCGGTATCAATAGCGAGCTGGTTTCAGGCGTGGACTACCTGGCATTTCGGGCGCCTGGTGATGGTACGACTGTTGGCATTGTTCCGCTGAGGGCGCTGGCGCAGAACGCCACCTACCTTGTTACCCTGTCCAATGGCATTATGACTGCTGGTGGCAAGGCTTTTGTTTCTGACTTTATCTACGCGCTGGCCAAAACCACTTCGCCCCTGCATACCGGCGGCGTCAGCAATTTCGGCGGGCTGTCCGATACACAGGCACAGGCGCTGGAACCGTTGCGCCAGCTGACCAATGCCGCCGAGGCAACAGTGCAGGCTTACACGATTACCAACGACGTGGCTGATACTGTAGCGGACCTTCCTTCAGCCAATATTATCCTGAGCTGGAGTTTCACCACCCAGTCAGTGTCCGATACTTTGGCTGCCGTCGCGGGCGGGGCTGCAGCGCAGACACTGATGGCAGTTAACAGCGGCATGACCCTGACTGCATTGGGACTGAATGCGGCAGGCGCGGATGCCGATATTTATGTTGGCACACTTGACCTGCCGTATTACCTGACAGCACCGGGTGTGCCTGACAATCAGGAAATATTATCCAAGTTCTGGCTGGCAGCAGGCGGTGGTTTCACTACGCGTTATAACCCGATGCCGGTGGCGACCAGCACGCAAACTGTACCGGTATTGATGACTGTGCCCAATGGCATGGCCATGCCTGCCGGTGGTTGGCCGGTAGTGATTTTCCAGCATGGCATTACCCAGGATCGCACCAACGCCCTGGCCGTGGCCAGCAGCCTGGCTGCAGCAGGCCGTGCTGTAATCGCTATAGATTTACCGCTGCACGGAATTACCGATGCAACGAGTCCGCTCTATGCCGGTGCTGGTGCCGAGCGTACCTTTGACGTGGACTATATTGATAACGGTACCGGGGTACCCGGGCCAGATGGTGTTATTGATGATTCCGGTTCGCACTTCATCAATCTTGCCAGCCTGCTGACATCGCGTGACAACTTGCGCCAGGGCATTGCTGACCTGCTGACACTGCGAGCCAGTCTTGGTGGCGCGGTATTGCTGGATGGCACCATGACGCCGACTGGCGAAAGCCTGAATGGTGCCGCAGTCAACTTTGTCGGCCATTCACTGGGCGCCATTGTTGGCGGGCCGTTCCTGGCACTGGATGGCAATGTTGGTACATCAGTGCTGGGTATGCCTGGTGGCCATGTATTGAAAGTGCTGGATGGGTCGCCGACATTTGGCCCGATCCTGGAAGCAGGCCTGGCTTCCGCCGGGGTCATGAAAGGTACGGCAGACTACGAGGCGTTCATGAATGTTGCCCAGACTGTTGTGGATTCCGGTGATCCAATCAATTATGCAGCCGGATCAGTGGCCGGTCGTGGCCTGTTGTTGTTCGAGGTTGTTGGCGGTAATGCCAACGAGTTGCCGGACCAGGTGGTACCCAACTACGTGGCCTATCCATCCATGTCGACAACCACGACTTCGCCCACGGCGGGAACCGATCCCTTGGCCAAGGCCATGGGTCTGACCGGCTATACAGCGTCAGCAACCGGTGCCAACCTTGCTGCCTGGGTGCGCTTTAATTCCGGTCATCATGGTTCTCTGTTAAGTCCGAACAATGCTGCCGGTGACCCGGATCTATTGTCAGCTTCCGTGGCCGAGGAAATGCAGTCAGAGATGGCGAATTTTATCGGTTCTGGTGGCGCTGCACTGGTCATAAGCAATACCAATATTATCGCGCCAGTGTTGCCCTGA
- the motB gene encoding flagellar motor protein MotB, which translates to MQDKTQPIIIKKIVGGHGHHGGAWKVAFADFATAMMAFFLLLWLMGSTTKEQKGAISEYFNNPSQTPGASQSPNTSPIQGPGGSSTSLIELGGAMDITDGSGDDPEKEFNKENIDAQTAEQIAEALEEKRLESLMESLKHAIEQSQALKPYKDQLFLDISPEGLRIQIVDKENRPMFDSGSANLKNYTDEILRELAGFINTVPNKISITGHTDSTLFGSRRDYTNWELSADRANAARRSLLAGGMDPTKSGRVVGLSDTVPFDKTNPENPINRRISIIVMNKKTEDAINQQNTADARTLIDSLPEQKIEQSAVKPAGDNSNSGTIPSPVRQEKPAGKTKDVWKELDGFLEK; encoded by the coding sequence ATGCAGGATAAAACTCAACCGATAATCATAAAGAAGATCGTCGGCGGTCATGGCCACCATGGCGGTGCCTGGAAGGTGGCCTTCGCCGATTTTGCTACGGCAATGATGGCATTCTTTTTACTGCTTTGGCTCATGGGCTCCACTACCAAAGAACAAAAAGGCGCTATCTCGGAATACTTTAACAACCCCAGCCAGACACCGGGCGCCAGCCAGAGTCCCAATACGTCACCGATACAGGGTCCGGGTGGCTCCAGTACCAGCTTGATCGAACTGGGCGGCGCCATGGATATCACCGATGGTTCCGGCGATGATCCGGAAAAGGAATTCAACAAGGAAAACATTGACGCGCAGACTGCCGAACAGATTGCCGAAGCACTGGAGGAAAAACGGCTCGAGTCATTGATGGAAAGTCTGAAACACGCGATAGAGCAAAGCCAGGCGCTGAAACCGTACAAGGATCAGCTGTTTCTCGACATTAGTCCCGAAGGGCTTCGCATCCAGATTGTCGACAAGGAAAACCGGCCCATGTTTGATTCCGGGTCCGCCAATCTTAAGAATTATACCGATGAAATCCTCCGTGAGTTGGCCGGCTTTATCAACACGGTCCCCAACAAGATCAGTATTACCGGTCATACGGACTCAACATTGTTTGGTTCGCGTCGTGATTACACCAACTGGGAACTCAGTGCCGATCGTGCCAATGCCGCGCGCCGCAGCCTGCTCGCCGGCGGCATGGATCCGACCAAGTCCGGTCGCGTAGTCGGCCTGTCTGACACCGTGCCCTTTGACAAAACCAACCCGGAGAATCCGATTAACCGGCGCATCAGCATCATCGTCATGAACAAGAAAACCGAGGATGCCATTAACCAGCAGAACACCGCCGATGCCCGAACACTGATTGACTCGTTACCGGAACAAAAAATTGAACAGTCGGCTGTAAAACCGGCTGGTGATAACAGCAACTCCGGAACCATTCCGTCTCCCGTCCGCCAGGAAAAGCCAGCAGGCAAAACCAAGGATGTCTGGAAAGAACTGGACGGTTTTCTCGAAAAATAA
- the motA gene encoding flagellar motor stator protein MotA: MLLIVGFLIVLGSVAGGYVLSHGELMALWQPYELIIIGGAAFGAFVVSNPSKTLKAVFKSIPALLKGSPYNKSIYLDLLSLLFDILNKARKEGMMAIENDIEEPDSSELFNKYPKIQKNHHAVEFIADYFRLVVSGSMNPFEMEALMDLELQTHHHEAEAPGDALQSVADALPGFGIVAAVLGIVITMGSLGGPPEVIGHHVAAALVGTFLGILIAYGFVGPMATSIKNMAAAEGKFFEVIKTVIMASLNGYTPQVAIEFGRKAMYASDRPGFKELEEHIKNK; this comes from the coding sequence ATGCTCCTGATAGTCGGTTTCTTGATCGTTCTTGGCTCGGTGGCGGGCGGGTACGTGCTTTCCCACGGCGAATTAATGGCACTGTGGCAACCCTACGAACTTATTATTATCGGTGGTGCCGCCTTTGGTGCCTTCGTCGTATCCAACCCAAGTAAAACCCTTAAAGCAGTATTCAAATCCATCCCGGCGCTGCTGAAAGGTTCGCCTTATAACAAGTCTATATATCTCGACCTGCTGTCATTGCTTTTTGACATTCTCAACAAGGCGCGCAAGGAAGGCATGATGGCGATTGAAAACGATATTGAAGAACCGGACAGCAGTGAACTATTCAACAAGTATCCCAAGATCCAGAAAAATCATCACGCTGTTGAGTTTATTGCCGATTATTTTCGCCTGGTGGTAAGCGGCAGCATGAACCCGTTTGAAATGGAAGCACTGATGGACCTGGAGCTGCAAACCCATCACCATGAAGCTGAGGCGCCGGGCGATGCCTTGCAAAGTGTGGCCGATGCCCTGCCTGGTTTTGGTATTGTGGCCGCGGTACTGGGTATTGTTATCACCATGGGCTCACTGGGCGGGCCACCGGAAGTCATCGGTCATCACGTGGCGGCGGCCCTGGTGGGCACGTTCCTGGGCATCCTGATTGCCTATGGCTTCGTCGGCCCGATGGCGACATCGATAAAAAACATGGCGGCCGCCGAAGGCAAATTCTTTGAAGTGATCAAGACAGTCATTATGGCGTCGCTTAACGGCTATACACCACAAGTCGCCATCGAGTTTGGTCGCAAGGCCATGTATGCCAGTGATCGTCCGGGCTTCAAGGAGCTGGAAGAGCACATCAAGAACAAATAG
- a CDS encoding HDOD domain-containing protein produces the protein MSAQLVVSLEDVISKPLPILACSVDDLAALKTEGDDVSWARLSHILLRDPGLVAHALKLANQSNNSLRAEVTTAERAAMMMGMDNLFRLPTRIATAEKELHGEALNGYRRAVSRAYHAASQAWDWGHLRMDLHPEELFIAGLLHELGEMALWVQAPDKMKQLADLRTHNQMPVDEAEYLVLGNSIEHYSRAMMEKWHMPTLAAQSLRPENARDQRALGIMLAAKLARATERGWFNREVDETIDHVADYLGLPFDDMAARVQKTAVAVAREAGVYGVPPAAALLPLIPEPDQRESLESGSSGAYCLTPQAESFQAIVRELENGMSSMSLSDIMRKVMHGLHEGVGFNRAVFAMLSHDRRELKARFMIGSDSDPIFNRFHIFLGTPHLFTQIMKKPQGLRYGSHNQEKFGGLIPRPIRDLIGVNSFCAMSLFVSGKPVGMLYADRRSTDADIDEMSYKRFRYLCQLASKALTVASSR, from the coding sequence ATGAGCGCCCAGCTTGTGGTGTCACTGGAAGACGTGATCAGCAAACCGCTGCCCATCCTGGCCTGCAGTGTCGACGATTTGGCTGCGTTGAAGACTGAAGGGGATGATGTTTCCTGGGCGCGACTCAGTCATATCCTGTTGCGCGATCCTGGTCTGGTTGCGCATGCGCTCAAGCTGGCAAACCAGAGCAATAACAGCCTGCGTGCCGAGGTCACCACGGCAGAGCGGGCGGCAATGATGATGGGAATGGATAACCTGTTTCGCTTGCCGACGCGAATCGCCACGGCCGAGAAGGAGTTGCATGGCGAAGCCTTGAACGGGTATCGCCGGGCAGTAAGCCGGGCCTATCACGCCGCCAGCCAGGCTTGGGACTGGGGACACTTGCGAATGGACCTGCATCCCGAAGAGCTGTTTATTGCCGGCTTGTTACATGAGTTGGGCGAGATGGCGTTGTGGGTGCAGGCGCCGGACAAAATGAAACAACTTGCCGATTTGCGCACGCATAACCAGATGCCCGTCGATGAAGCGGAATACCTGGTGCTTGGTAACAGTATCGAGCATTACTCGCGTGCCATGATGGAGAAATGGCACATGCCGACCCTGGCAGCACAGAGCCTGCGCCCGGAAAATGCCCGGGATCAGCGCGCCCTGGGTATTATGCTGGCGGCGAAACTGGCGCGCGCCACCGAAAGAGGATGGTTTAACAGGGAGGTCGATGAAACCATTGATCATGTGGCTGACTACCTGGGGCTGCCTTTTGATGACATGGCAGCGCGAGTGCAGAAAACCGCCGTGGCAGTGGCCCGTGAAGCCGGTGTTTACGGTGTTCCGCCAGCGGCTGCATTGCTGCCACTCATACCTGAGCCGGACCAGCGCGAATCTCTGGAAAGCGGATCATCCGGCGCTTATTGCCTGACTCCCCAGGCCGAATCTTTCCAGGCGATCGTGCGGGAGCTGGAAAACGGCATGTCATCCATGAGCCTGAGCGATATTATGCGCAAAGTGATGCATGGATTGCATGAAGGCGTAGGTTTTAACCGCGCCGTGTTTGCCATGTTGTCTCATGATCGCCGTGAACTGAAAGCGCGATTCATGATCGGGTCTGACAGTGACCCCATATTCAACCGGTTTCATATTTTCCTGGGTACACCGCACCTGTTTACCCAGATTATGAAAAAGCCCCAGGGCCTGCGGTACGGGTCACATAACCAGGAAAAGTTCGGCGGCCTGATTCCGAGGCCCATCCGGGACCTGATAGGCGTAAACTCGTTTTGCGCCATGTCGCTGTTTGTCAGCGGCAAACCGGTAGGCATGCTGTACGCAGACCGTCGAAGCACTGATGCTGACATTGATGAAATGAGTTACAAGCGTTTTCGTTACCTGTGCCAGCTCGCCAGCAAGGCG